Proteins encoded in a region of the Moritella marina ATCC 15381 genome:
- a CDS encoding FAD-dependent monooxygenase — MDKKDLNIAIVGAGLNGLALALSLRMFGIEATVYEKADKPRADGTGIIMWPEGMQILAALTDAKKVSSTGNSVDLITTLTATSDMINQLSMQATDNSVNAPIGLFHRHDLYQLLLTAFGAENILTGQHCSVENETVLINGEPLIADVIVGADGLFSQVRQFVAPEVSIRQPGVYCCRGTVDFNAPEISDDECYVFAGMQSRIVTYTYDRENHSKYWFAACPVAKGETLDKARILEKFAHYSPFLLEMIKSTPESQIMPSPLADLAPFSQWSRGNAVLLGDACCSVLPTMGIGFSLGIENAYILAQSLAANFNDIPSALQRYQHRAQQRSHDLQNITHRLSQLTYIEPFDPIEVQSLYQQFTAVNSRSVF; from the coding sequence ATGGACAAAAAAGATCTAAACATAGCCATTGTCGGTGCAGGGTTAAACGGTCTAGCACTGGCTTTATCACTGCGCATGTTTGGCATTGAAGCGACTGTTTATGAAAAAGCAGATAAGCCAAGAGCAGATGGTACAGGTATTATCATGTGGCCTGAAGGCATGCAGATCTTAGCCGCGTTAACGGATGCCAAGAAGGTGAGCTCGACAGGCAATAGCGTTGATCTTATTACCACATTAACCGCAACATCTGACATGATTAACCAACTGTCCATGCAAGCGACAGACAATAGCGTTAATGCCCCGATAGGCTTGTTTCATCGGCACGATCTTTATCAATTATTATTAACTGCTTTTGGTGCAGAAAATATCCTGACAGGCCAGCACTGCAGTGTTGAAAACGAAACGGTTCTGATTAACGGGGAACCACTTATTGCTGACGTTATTGTCGGTGCGGATGGGTTATTCTCACAAGTTCGCCAGTTTGTTGCGCCAGAAGTAAGCATACGCCAACCTGGCGTTTACTGTTGTCGTGGTACCGTTGACTTTAATGCACCTGAAATAAGTGATGATGAGTGTTACGTGTTTGCTGGTATGCAATCACGTATTGTTACTTATACTTACGACCGAGAAAACCATTCAAAGTACTGGTTTGCAGCCTGCCCTGTTGCAAAAGGTGAAACACTGGATAAAGCGCGTATTTTAGAAAAATTTGCTCACTATTCGCCATTTCTACTCGAGATGATTAAAAGTACACCTGAATCGCAAATCATGCCCTCGCCTTTAGCCGATCTCGCCCCGTTCTCACAATGGAGCAGAGGTAATGCAGTATTACTTGGCGATGCATGTTGTTCGGTATTGCCAACCATGGGCATAGGTTTTAGTTTAGGTATTGAAAACGCCTATATTCTAGCGCAAAGTCTAGCCGCTAACTTTAACGATATTCCAAGTGCACTACAGCGCTATCAACATCGAGCACAACAGCGTTCACACGATTTACAGAATATTACGCATCGCTTGAGTCAACTAACTTACATAGAACCTTTCGATCCCATTGAAGTGCAAAGCTTATATCAGCAGTTTACCGCAGTGAATAGTCGCTCTGTATTTTAA
- a CDS encoding porin yields the protein MKKLNKALSLTLAAIVSMPTLAENINTDDFSFGGRVEARAGLTDSDFDDKSRVRLNGQGKHVINDDITAVGKFEYELTQEDNSSDTTVQNKTRYLYVGAETAFGTVTYGTQDNAVTYLTNFTDMAEYFSGYTNESITASGDRAEDTVLYAINKGDLTVHASANLKETENGGGLMVAYKVHQNIEISAGYAATEGFTENNSDTFLDETESSDVYMIGARYTKDGLLVSGLVQAGSYGGSDFDAVDAFAAYSFGENSVNVSYNYYSADDTNELDVNFVAFEYARYIGDVAAYASYKIALDDDTSAGSGPNNKNADEFIIGARYSF from the coding sequence ATGAAAAAACTAAATAAAGCATTGTCTCTTACATTAGCTGCAATCGTATCTATGCCAACACTTGCTGAAAATATTAATACCGATGATTTTTCTTTTGGTGGTCGTGTTGAAGCAAGAGCTGGACTGACTGATAGTGATTTTGATGACAAGTCTCGTGTACGTTTAAACGGCCAAGGCAAGCATGTTATTAATGACGATATAACAGCGGTTGGTAAATTTGAATATGAGCTAACGCAAGAAGATAACTCATCAGATACAACTGTACAAAATAAAACACGTTATTTATACGTTGGTGCTGAGACTGCATTCGGTACAGTGACATATGGTACGCAAGATAACGCTGTTACTTACCTAACAAACTTCACTGATATGGCTGAATACTTCAGTGGTTACACTAATGAAAGTATCACTGCAAGTGGCGACAGAGCTGAAGACACAGTGCTTTATGCTATCAATAAAGGTGACTTAACTGTTCATGCATCGGCTAATCTAAAAGAGACCGAAAATGGCGGTGGCTTGATGGTTGCTTATAAAGTACATCAAAACATTGAAATCAGTGCGGGTTATGCAGCAACTGAAGGTTTTACTGAAAATAACAGCGACACATTCTTAGATGAGACTGAATCATCAGACGTTTACATGATCGGTGCACGTTATACGAAAGATGGCTTGTTAGTGTCTGGTCTTGTGCAAGCGGGTAGCTATGGCGGTTCAGATTTCGATGCTGTTGACGCATTCGCTGCTTACTCATTTGGTGAAAACAGTGTAAACGTTTCATATAACTACTATAGTGCGGATGATACAAACGAGTTAGACGTAAACTTTGTAGCGTTTGAATATGCACGTTATATCGGTGATGTTGCTGCATACGCGAGTTATAAAATTGCTTTAGATGATGATACATCAGCTGGTAGCGGTCCTAACAATAAGAATGCAGATGAATTCATTATCGGCGCTCGTTATTCTTTCTAA
- a CDS encoding porin, whose protein sequence is MKNINKALSLTLAAIVSMPTLAESINTDDFSFGGRIEARGSLTDSDFNDKSRVRINGQGKHEINEALTAVGKFEYELTQEDNSSDTTVKNNLRYAYVGVETAHGTLTYGTQDNAVTYLTNFTDVAEVYSGYTNEEFSASGDRSEDTVLYSVVKGDLTFNASANLQENEKGGGLMAAYKLLPSVEVSAGYAATETAVGETDSSDVYMLGARYTNGGVLVSGLVQKGAADGTDFDAVDAFASYGFGENKVSVSYNYLQFDGDDMAQDVNFVAFEYGRYIGDVAAYAGYKVALGSDMSAGKGNNNNADEFIVGARYSF, encoded by the coding sequence ATGAAAAACATAAATAAAGCATTATCTCTGACATTAGCAGCAATCGTATCTATGCCAACACTGGCTGAAAGCATCAACACTGATGACTTCTCTTTTGGTGGTCGTATCGAAGCAAGAGGCTCACTTACGGATAGTGATTTCAATGATAAATCACGTGTACGTATTAATGGTCAAGGTAAGCATGAGATTAATGAAGCTTTAACTGCTGTTGGTAAATTCGAGTATGAATTAACGCAAGAAGATAATAGTTCTGACACAACAGTTAAAAATAACCTTCGTTATGCATACGTTGGTGTTGAAACTGCGCACGGTACTTTGACATACGGTACGCAAGATAACGCTGTTACTTATCTTACTAACTTCACCGATGTTGCTGAAGTTTACAGTGGTTACACAAACGAAGAGTTTTCTGCAAGCGGTGACCGTTCTGAAGATACTGTGCTTTATAGTGTGGTTAAAGGTGATTTAACATTCAACGCATCAGCTAATCTACAAGAAAATGAAAAAGGCGGCGGTTTGATGGCTGCTTATAAATTGCTACCAAGCGTTGAAGTAAGTGCGGGTTATGCAGCAACAGAAACTGCTGTGGGTGAAACTGATTCATCTGATGTTTATATGCTTGGTGCTCGTTATACTAACGGCGGTGTTTTAGTTTCAGGTCTAGTACAAAAAGGTGCTGCAGACGGTACTGATTTTGACGCAGTTGACGCATTCGCATCTTATGGCTTTGGCGAAAACAAAGTAAGTGTTTCATATAACTACCTACAATTTGATGGCGACGATATGGCTCAAGATGTTAACTTTGTGGCATTTGAATATGGCCGTTATATTGGTGACGTAGCTGCATACGCCGGCTATAAAGTTGCATTAGGCTCTGATATGTCAGCTGGTAAAGGCAATAACAACAACGCAGACGAATTCATCGTTGGTGCTCGTTACTCTTTCTAA
- the smpB gene encoding SsrA-binding protein SmpB: protein MAKKKPKNSENTIARNKTASFEYKIEDRLEAGLELQGWEVKSLRAGKVNITESYVFIKNGEAFMSGAQIMPLDAASTHVVCNPTRIRKLLLNKRELEVLASKVERQGYTIVATSMYWKQAWVKINIGLAKGKKEHDKRSDVKDREWKIDKERMMKHKVR, encoded by the coding sequence ATGGCTAAGAAAAAACCAAAAAATAGCGAAAACACGATAGCGCGAAATAAGACCGCTAGTTTCGAATATAAAATCGAAGACCGCTTAGAAGCTGGATTAGAACTTCAAGGTTGGGAAGTTAAATCATTACGTGCTGGTAAAGTAAACATTACTGAAAGTTATGTGTTTATTAAAAACGGTGAAGCATTTATGTCTGGTGCGCAGATCATGCCACTCGACGCAGCATCAACGCACGTAGTATGTAACCCAACACGTATTCGTAAGCTGTTATTAAACAAGCGCGAATTAGAAGTGCTAGCAAGTAAAGTTGAGCGTCAAGGTTATACTATCGTGGCGACATCTATGTACTGGAAACAGGCATGGGTGAAAATCAATATTGGCCTTGCAAAAGGTAAAAAAGAGCACGATAAACGTTCAGATGTGAAAGATCGTGAATGGAAAATAGACAAAGAACGAATGATGAAGCATAAAGTTCGTTAA
- a CDS encoding SRPBCC family protein — translation MPRITRSALLMYSADQMFNLVNDVDAYPDFLPGCTGTRILDEHDDQMTAAVDVAKAGISKTFTTKNTLIPGRQVKMDLVDGPFKKLTGGWTFKALDETACKVTLDLEFVFSSKLVEVAFGRIFSDLVNNMVQSFTDRAKEVYGVEKN, via the coding sequence ATGCCACGGATAACGCGCAGCGCACTGTTAATGTATAGCGCTGACCAAATGTTTAATTTAGTAAACGATGTTGATGCATACCCAGATTTTTTACCCGGTTGTACAGGTACTCGTATTTTAGATGAACACGATGACCAAATGACAGCCGCGGTTGATGTTGCTAAAGCCGGTATTAGTAAAACCTTCACCACCAAAAATACCCTGATACCAGGGCGACAAGTGAAAATGGATCTTGTTGATGGACCGTTCAAAAAACTCACCGGTGGTTGGACGTTTAAAGCATTAGATGAAACGGCGTGTAAAGTGACGCTTGATTTAGAATTTGTATTTAGTAGTAAATTAGTGGAAGTGGCGTTTGGCCGTATTTTCTCTGACTTAGTGAATAACATGGTGCAGTCTTTTACCGACCGTGCTAAAGAGGTTTATGGTGTCGAGAAAAATTAA
- a CDS encoding RnfH family protein has protein sequence MVSRKINVEVIYALPKEQITFKVSIEQGATAQQVIEVSGILVKYPEIELKTNKLGIYSRLIKLDTVIEDGERVEIYRPLIADPKEMRKRRAGKAKEEGRLHEKTGQKIK, from the coding sequence ATGGTGTCGAGAAAAATTAATGTTGAAGTGATTTATGCGCTGCCGAAAGAGCAAATTACCTTTAAGGTAAGTATTGAGCAGGGGGCAACAGCACAGCAAGTGATCGAGGTATCTGGTATTTTAGTTAAATACCCAGAGATAGAATTAAAAACCAATAAACTGGGTATTTATAGCCGTTTAATCAAACTAGATACTGTGATTGAAGACGGTGAGCGTGTTGAAATATATCGCCCATTAATCGCAGATCCAAAAGAAATGCGTAAGCGTCGCGCGGGAAAAGCCAAAGAAGAAGGGCGATTGCACGAAAAGACCGGTCAGAAAATAAAATAA
- the bamE gene encoding outer membrane protein assembly factor BamE: protein MRLKHLLIAGLAIFSLSGCSILEKLVYKIDIPQGNYVEDDQVDKLRVDMTKEQVTFVLGSPMLVDSFDRDVWNYLYRFKTGRGDVTTKELVLTFSGNNLKTVVGDYPLSPDFSTPLGQ from the coding sequence ATGCGCTTAAAACACTTACTTATTGCAGGCTTGGCTATCTTTAGTTTATCGGGCTGCTCAATTCTTGAAAAACTGGTTTATAAAATTGATATCCCACAAGGTAACTATGTTGAAGATGACCAAGTAGACAAATTACGTGTTGATATGACTAAAGAACAAGTCACATTTGTGCTTGGTAGTCCGATGCTGGTTGATTCGTTCGATCGTGATGTGTGGAATTACTTATACCGCTTTAAAACAGGCCGTGGTGATGTAACCACAAAAGAATTGGTGTTAACATTTTCAGGTAATAACTTGAAGACTGTGGTGGGTGATTATCCACTAAGCCCAGACTTTTCAACACCCCTGGGTCAATAA
- the recN gene encoding DNA repair protein RecN, with protein MLTQLTIHNFAIVKFLELELKSGMTTVTGETGAGKSIAIDALGLALGSRADASTVRPGEKKAEISAIFTVEPSSLAYKWLVEHELNNEDECILRRVITAEGRSKGYINGIPVPLQQLKSISQFLVQVHGQHAHQTLLKPEIQLAILDGYASHTKLQLNVRDGYRTWHNLANEEKKLLQNQQQRAARQQLLQYQVSELDEFALADGEYSQIEAEHRLLANSTELVEECMISADTLYENEDNTICSMLQVVTHRLENLLDMDPKLKSITDTLQEAVVLVEEAGNELRSYTDNLDRDPQQFEYLDERLGKALELARKHQVPADQLATHHHMLKAELENIADDDERIESIKLELAESQSKYNQQAEKLSISRQKYAKQLNKLITASMHELSMENGCFEMVLEAFEHKTPNPHGLDNINFLVSTNPGQPLQALGKVASGGELSRISLAIQVITAQKISTPTLIFDEVDVGISGQTASIVGKLLRQLGEKTQVMCVTHLPQVASKGHQQMYVSKTTDGKTTETCMKALSQEMRIEELARLLGGDKITASTLNNAAEMLV; from the coding sequence ATGCTAACGCAACTCACTATTCATAATTTTGCTATCGTTAAATTTTTAGAACTTGAACTAAAATCGGGAATGACAACCGTAACAGGTGAAACTGGTGCCGGTAAGTCTATTGCTATCGATGCTTTAGGGCTCGCTTTAGGATCTCGCGCCGACGCTAGTACAGTGCGCCCCGGTGAAAAGAAAGCTGAAATAAGCGCGATCTTTACCGTAGAACCAAGTTCACTCGCCTATAAATGGTTGGTCGAGCACGAATTAAATAATGAAGATGAATGTATCCTGCGTCGCGTGATCACCGCTGAAGGTCGATCTAAAGGTTATATCAATGGGATCCCAGTACCATTACAACAACTTAAATCAATCTCACAATTTTTGGTACAAGTGCACGGACAACATGCTCACCAAACCTTATTAAAACCAGAGATTCAGCTAGCCATTCTTGATGGTTATGCAAGTCATACTAAACTGCAGCTCAATGTGCGTGACGGTTACCGAACATGGCACAACCTCGCTAATGAAGAAAAGAAATTATTACAAAACCAACAACAACGCGCCGCACGACAGCAGTTATTACAATACCAAGTATCAGAATTAGACGAATTTGCCCTTGCTGATGGTGAATACAGCCAAATTGAAGCAGAACATAGATTACTTGCCAATAGCACCGAGTTAGTTGAAGAGTGCATGATCAGTGCTGATACCCTGTATGAAAATGAAGACAACACCATCTGCAGTATGCTGCAAGTCGTTACTCATCGCTTAGAAAACTTGCTCGACATGGATCCAAAATTAAAATCCATCACAGATACCTTACAAGAAGCGGTCGTTCTGGTTGAAGAAGCAGGTAATGAACTCCGCAGCTACACCGATAACCTTGACCGTGATCCACAGCAATTCGAATACCTTGATGAACGCTTAGGTAAAGCCTTAGAACTCGCTCGTAAACATCAAGTACCAGCAGATCAGTTAGCAACACATCACCACATGTTGAAAGCCGAATTAGAAAATATTGCCGATGATGACGAACGTATCGAAAGCATTAAGCTTGAATTAGCTGAGTCACAAAGTAAATATAACCAACAAGCAGAAAAGCTGTCGATTAGTCGTCAGAAATACGCCAAACAGCTAAATAAACTGATCACAGCCAGCATGCACGAGTTAAGCATGGAAAACGGTTGTTTTGAAATGGTGCTTGAAGCTTTTGAACATAAAACCCCTAACCCACACGGCTTAGATAATATTAACTTCTTAGTTTCAACCAACCCTGGCCAGCCATTACAAGCATTAGGTAAAGTGGCATCAGGTGGTGAGCTGTCCCGTATTAGTTTAGCGATCCAAGTGATCACGGCGCAAAAAATATCAACGCCAACGCTCATTTTTGATGAAGTCGATGTCGGTATCTCAGGACAAACAGCCTCTATTGTCGGTAAATTACTGCGCCAGTTAGGTGAGAAAACACAGGTCATGTGCGTAACCCATTTACCGCAAGTGGCATCAAAAGGCCATCAACAAATGTATGTAAGTAAAACCACCGACGGTAAAACAACCGAGACCTGTATGAAAGCCTTAAGCCAAGAAATGCGTATCGAAGAACTTGCACGTTTACTCGGTGGCGATAAGATCACCGCCTCAACCTTGAACAACGCCGCTGAAATGTTAGTTTAA
- the nadK gene encoding NAD(+) kinase, with product MKREFKTIGLIGKPKHPETTKTLIALHNFLTKHNYIVIVDSRVSQDLEMAEVVSRPLMNLGEEADLAIVVGGDGNMLGAGRVLSRFDIAVIGVNRGNLGFLTDLDPEAFDEHLLGVLKGEYISEKRILLNTSIYRYGMLKATNLAFNETILHPGKIPAMIEFEVYIDNSFMLSQRADGLLVSTPTGSTAYSLSAGGPIVSPNLEAISLMAMFPHTLSSRPIVINANSTVRLVVSPNNEENMMVSCDGHVHIGVLPGDEIIIKRDKNHLHLIHPKSYDYFNVLREKLGWGSKLF from the coding sequence ATGAAGAGAGAATTCAAAACTATCGGGTTAATCGGCAAACCCAAGCATCCAGAAACAACGAAAACCCTTATTGCCTTACATAATTTTTTAACTAAACATAACTACATCGTCATTGTGGATAGCCGTGTATCCCAAGATCTGGAGATGGCAGAAGTCGTATCCCGCCCGCTGATGAATTTAGGTGAAGAAGCCGACCTCGCCATCGTCGTCGGTGGTGATGGTAATATGTTAGGCGCAGGCCGGGTATTATCACGTTTCGATATCGCCGTTATCGGAGTTAACCGAGGTAATTTAGGCTTTCTAACCGACCTTGATCCTGAAGCCTTCGACGAACACTTATTGGGGGTATTAAAAGGTGAGTACATTTCAGAAAAGCGTATTTTATTGAATACCTCGATATATCGCTACGGCATGTTAAAAGCAACCAACCTTGCCTTTAATGAAACCATCTTACATCCAGGTAAGATCCCTGCCATGATCGAGTTTGAAGTCTATATCGACAATAGCTTTATGCTCAGTCAACGTGCCGACGGCCTACTGGTATCAACGCCGACAGGTTCAACCGCTTACTCATTGTCAGCCGGTGGTCCAATCGTATCGCCAAACTTAGAAGCTATCTCGCTAATGGCCATGTTCCCGCATACGTTGTCGAGCCGACCAATTGTGATCAATGCGAATAGCACAGTACGCTTAGTCGTATCGCCAAACAATGAAGAGAACATGATGGTCAGTTGCGATGGTCATGTGCACATTGGTGTGTTACCTGGTGATGAAATAATCATTAAGCGTGACAAAAACCATCTACACCTGATCCATCCTAAGAGTTATGATTATTTTAATGTTTTACGTGAAAAGCTAGGTTGGGGCAGTAAATTATTTTAA
- the grpE gene encoding nucleotide exchange factor GrpE produces the protein MSSEEQKVQAEKQVEAQSVTEAEVQPVVEGVTAEEVAVEEATVEVDESVARIAALEAELAKATASAAEFKDAALRAKADADNIRRRAAIDVDKAKKFALEKFANELLPVIDNMERGLQHADKTNEALLPLIEGIELTAKSLESALEKFGVKSVNPEGEKFNPELHQAMSMIENPDVEPNTVITVMQKGYELNGRLIRPAMVMISKAAPAVTPTIDTQA, from the coding sequence ATGAGCAGCGAAGAGCAAAAAGTACAGGCTGAAAAGCAAGTTGAAGCACAGTCAGTAACAGAAGCTGAAGTACAGCCTGTCGTTGAAGGCGTTACAGCTGAAGAAGTGGCAGTTGAAGAAGCAACTGTGGAAGTTGATGAGTCTGTTGCACGTATCGCTGCACTAGAAGCTGAACTTGCAAAAGCAACGGCATCTGCAGCTGAATTTAAAGACGCTGCATTACGCGCTAAAGCTGACGCTGATAACATTCGTCGCCGTGCTGCGATTGATGTCGATAAAGCCAAGAAATTCGCGTTAGAAAAATTTGCTAATGAACTACTACCGGTTATTGATAACATGGAACGTGGTCTACAACATGCAGATAAAACCAATGAAGCATTACTACCGCTTATCGAAGGTATCGAGCTAACGGCTAAATCGCTTGAATCTGCATTAGAAAAATTCGGTGTTAAATCGGTTAACCCTGAAGGTGAAAAATTCAACCCTGAGTTACATCAAGCAATGAGCATGATTGAAAACCCAGATGTTGAACCAAATACAGTGATCACTGTAATGCAAAAAGGTTATGAGCTTAATGGTCGTTTAATTCGTCCAGCTATGGTGATGATCTCTAAAGCCGCACCAGCAGTAACACCAACAATTGATACTCAAGCTTAA